In Candidatus Cohnella colombiensis, one DNA window encodes the following:
- the ppk1 gene encoding polyphosphate kinase 1 — protein sequence MLGVKKYINRDLSWVEFNRRVLEEAEDVSTPLLERFSFLSIVSSNLDEFVSVRVAGLQEQRKVGYSNTDFTGYTPQGLIKRLTKRTLRIVRQQYKVYRELLRQISKEGVLISSFRDLNDEQKQLMKDYFLDIIFPVLTPMAVDVSRPFPLVHSKELYLAVVLQPEGIAEDAIEKRVCAIVQVPSILPRAVQVPGRKNVRRMTYVLLEEIIKEHISLLFSGYTLEVVHAFRVTRNSDLTLNEEGADDLLQEIEKELRRRRRGLPVRLEVEKNIHPHALELLKEELEMQEDDDLVEIDGPLDLTFLSRFANSLPGFEHLRYPKIEPVYPQEFEEADDMLSVVREKDVLVYHPYESFEVVNDFITEAASDPDVLAIKMTMYRVNANSVLIRALTGAAESGKQVTVVVELKARFDEERNIAWARQLENAGCHVVYGLVGLKTHAKITLVVRRESGSLRRYVHVGTGNYNENTARLYTDVGIFTCDPDIGADASALFNEMTGYSTPHDWRMFAVAPVGLKPMLFDLIDREIANARKGLPAQIIAKMNSLSNKSMIDKLYEASQAGVKIELIVRGVCCLRPGVPELSENIRVISIVDRYLEHARIIAVAAGGTDEVYISSADWMTRNLNRRVELLCPVNDIQLRKNLLNLLNINIRDNVKARELHPRGAYIRVTNEDAPLRSQFALADIDLWKLTSN from the coding sequence ATGTTAGGTGTGAAGAAGTACATCAATCGTGATTTGAGCTGGGTAGAGTTCAATCGTCGTGTGCTCGAAGAAGCAGAAGATGTAAGTACGCCTCTACTGGAACGGTTTTCTTTTCTATCCATCGTGTCGAGCAATTTGGATGAGTTTGTGAGTGTACGGGTTGCAGGATTGCAGGAACAGCGCAAAGTGGGCTATTCCAATACAGATTTTACGGGATATACTCCTCAAGGTCTCATTAAACGGCTAACGAAGCGAACGTTGCGTATCGTACGTCAGCAGTATAAGGTGTATCGAGAGCTACTTCGTCAGATTTCCAAGGAAGGTGTCCTCATATCGAGTTTCCGCGATCTGAATGATGAGCAGAAGCAGTTAATGAAGGATTATTTTTTAGATATTATTTTCCCTGTGCTCACGCCAATGGCTGTTGATGTAAGTCGCCCGTTCCCGCTTGTGCATAGTAAGGAGCTCTACCTGGCAGTTGTGTTGCAACCAGAAGGTATTGCAGAGGATGCGATAGAAAAACGTGTTTGTGCCATAGTACAAGTGCCTTCGATTTTACCTCGTGCTGTACAAGTACCTGGTCGCAAAAATGTTCGTAGAATGACGTATGTCTTATTAGAAGAGATCATTAAAGAACATATCAGCTTGCTGTTTAGTGGTTATACATTGGAGGTTGTTCACGCTTTCCGAGTGACGCGTAATTCCGATTTGACGCTGAATGAAGAGGGTGCAGATGACCTGCTGCAAGAAATCGAAAAGGAACTGCGCCGGAGACGTCGTGGATTACCAGTACGTCTGGAAGTTGAGAAAAATATACATCCGCACGCGCTCGAATTGTTGAAAGAAGAGCTTGAGATGCAAGAGGACGATGATCTAGTCGAGATCGATGGACCGCTGGATCTTACTTTCTTATCGAGATTTGCAAATTCGCTGCCGGGTTTTGAGCACTTGAGATACCCCAAGATTGAGCCGGTTTATCCGCAAGAATTTGAAGAAGCTGATGATATGTTATCGGTAGTGCGGGAAAAAGACGTACTCGTCTATCATCCGTATGAATCGTTCGAAGTTGTGAATGATTTTATTACCGAGGCAGCATCAGACCCTGATGTATTAGCAATAAAAATGACAATGTATCGTGTAAATGCAAATTCAGTATTAATCCGTGCGCTTACGGGGGCCGCAGAGTCAGGAAAGCAAGTGACGGTCGTCGTTGAACTTAAAGCGAGATTCGATGAAGAACGCAATATCGCGTGGGCGCGCCAGTTGGAAAATGCGGGCTGTCACGTTGTGTATGGATTAGTTGGATTAAAGACACATGCGAAAATTACACTCGTCGTCCGTCGTGAGTCAGGTTCGCTGCGACGTTATGTTCATGTGGGCACAGGGAATTACAATGAGAATACCGCTCGCCTCTACACGGATGTGGGAATTTTTACGTGCGATCCTGATATTGGCGCCGACGCGTCTGCCTTGTTTAATGAGATGACAGGCTACTCGACCCCACATGATTGGCGAATGTTCGCCGTTGCTCCGGTTGGATTAAAGCCGATGCTTTTCGACTTGATTGATCGTGAGATAGCAAATGCGAGGAAGGGTCTACCTGCACAAATCATTGCGAAGATGAACTCGCTGTCGAACAAATCGATGATTGATAAGCTATATGAAGCTTCTCAGGCTGGGGTGAAGATTGAATTAATCGTAAGGGGTGTATGCTGTCTCCGACCTGGAGTGCCAGAGCTAAGTGAAAATATTCGCGTCATAAGCATCGTTGACCGTTATCTTGAGCATGCGAGAATTATTGCAGTAGCCGCAGGTGGGACGGATGAGGTATATATCTCAAGTGCTGACTGGATGACGCGGAACTTAAATCGACGCGTGGAGCTGCTCTGTCCAGTAAATGATATTCAGCTTCGCAAAAATTTATTGAATTTACTGAATATCAATATTCGAGATAATGTCAAAGCGAGAGAACTGCATCCTAGAGGCGCATACATTCGCGTAACGAATGAGGATGCACCTCTAAGAAGCCAATTTGCTCTTGCTGATATAGATCTCTGGAAATTAACGAGCAATTAA
- a CDS encoding FxsA family protein, with protein MNSVKKKGFIQNLPLLLVIAFPALELWGIIEMGRWLGGWSVLGLLLLGVCLGYWLVRIEGRRVWQEVKRKIREGEPPGFALFDGLCVWVGGILLIIPGFISDVIGLTMLFPLTRPLYRMFLYRWLERLLKRGSIGIHRG; from the coding sequence ATGAACAGCGTGAAGAAGAAGGGTTTCATACAAAACTTGCCACTCCTACTTGTAATTGCTTTTCCTGCATTGGAGCTTTGGGGCATCATCGAGATGGGACGTTGGTTAGGTGGCTGGTCTGTGTTAGGCTTGCTTTTGTTAGGTGTATGCCTCGGATATTGGTTAGTACGGATAGAAGGACGTCGTGTATGGCAGGAGGTCAAACGTAAAATTCGCGAGGGGGAACCTCCGGGCTTTGCTTTGTTCGATGGGCTCTGCGTATGGGTGGGTGGTATATTGCTCATCATTCCTGGATTTATTTCCGATGTGATCGGTCTGACGATGCTGTTTCCACTGACTCGTCCACTGTACCGAATGTTCCTCTATCGTTGGCTTGAACGTCTCCTAAAACGAGGATCGATTGGAATTCATCGTGGCTGA
- a CDS encoding thioesterase family protein, whose product MGLWFLHPLRVRYQETDQMGVVYHANYLNWFEIGRTEWVRHAGVDYKEMELRGLLLPVTDAQASFKQPARYDDWVTICTQMAEFNGIRVKFKSRVILGNLTEDGNQRFIGEEPPGQLLVGGETKHVWVNREWKLVRFDREAPEWFTRMKELVNLE is encoded by the coding sequence ATGGGGTTATGGTTTTTACATCCGCTTCGAGTACGCTATCAAGAGACGGATCAAATGGGCGTAGTCTACCATGCAAACTATTTGAACTGGTTTGAGATCGGACGAACGGAATGGGTTCGTCATGCCGGCGTAGACTATAAAGAGATGGAACTGCGGGGTTTATTGCTACCGGTTACGGACGCACAAGCCTCTTTCAAACAACCCGCACGATATGATGATTGGGTGACCATTTGCACGCAAATGGCAGAATTTAATGGAATTCGAGTCAAATTTAAGTCGAGAGTCATACTTGGAAACTTGACCGAGGATGGAAACCAGCGCTTTATCGGTGAAGAACCGCCGGGTCAGCTTTTAGTAGGTGGGGAAACGAAGCATGTGTGGGTAAACCGAGAATGGAAGCTAGTTAGATTCGATCGCGAAGCTCCTGAATGGTTTACACGAATGAAGGAGTTGGTGAATTTAGAATGA